Proteins from a genomic interval of Rosa chinensis cultivar Old Blush chromosome 2, RchiOBHm-V2, whole genome shotgun sequence:
- the LOC112187364 gene encoding uncharacterized protein LOC112187364: MILDKGSMQSNLECFLHGTTPVLQPQFLPKSEIRNLNRLWHPWEREKVEYFTLSDLWNCFDEWSAYGAGVPITLDSGETLVQYYVPYLSAIQIFTSNSSVNSFREETESGDCETRDSFSDSCSFESESDKLWRWDGCSSEEGGFEQDNNLWHLNDRLGHLYFDYFERSTPYGRVPLMDKINGLAQRYPGLMSLRSVDLSPASWMSVAWYPIYHIPMGRTIKDLSTSFLTYHTLSSSFQDMDLEDDMESDEQRKRKKGEGISLPPFGLATYKMQGNLWVSGNCGRDQERLMSLLSVADSWLKQLRVQHHDFNYFTSIRRGGQCHYL, translated from the exons ATGATTTTGGACAAAGGGTCAATGCAGTCAAACCTTGAATGCTTCCTCCATGGTACAACCCCAGTGCTCCAACCCCAATTCTTGCCCAAG TCTGAGATTAGGAACCTTAATCGGCTATGGCACCCGTGGGAGAGAGAAAAGGTTGAGTATTTCACATTGAGTGATCTGTGGAATTGTTTTGATGAATGGAGTGCTTATGGTGCCGGAGTTCCGATCACCTTGGACAGCGGTGAGACCCTTGTGCAGTACTATGTGCCTTACCTCTCTGCTATCCAAATCTTCACCAGCAATTCATCTGTAAATAGCTTCAG GGAAGAAACCGAGTCAGGTGATTGTGAGACGAGGGATTCGTTTAGTGATTCATGCAGTTTCGAGAGTGAAAGTGATAAGTTATGGAGATGGGATGGATGCTCCTCAGAGGAAGGTGGATTTGAGCAAGACAATAATCTGTGGCATCTGAATGATAGATTAGGCCAtctatattttgattattttgaGAGATCAACTCCGTATGGAAGAGTTCCTCTCATGGATAAG ATTAATGGATTAGCTCAAAGATACCCTGGCTTGATGTCATTGAGGAGTGTTGATCTTTCACCAGCTAGTTGGATGTCTGTTGCTTG GTACCCAATTTATCATATTCCAATGGGAAGAACTATAAAGGACCTCTCCACATCCTTCCTCACTTACCACACGCTTTCATCTTCTTTTCAAG ACATGGACCTTGAGGATGATATGGAGAGTGACGAGCAACGGAAGAGAAAGAAAGGAGAAGGCATCTCACTGCCTCCATTTGGGTTGGCCACTTACAAGATGCAAGGGAATTTGTGGGTCTCGGGCAACTGCGGCCGGGACCAAGAGAGGCTCATGTCGCTGTTGAGCGTGGCGGATTCATGGCTAAAGCAGCTAAGGGTCCAGCACCATGACTTCAACTACTTCACCTCAATTAGGCGTGGAGGCCAGTGCCACTACCTCTGA